The segment CGGCCAGAACAACAGAGACGGCGCACGGTACTGTCGCCCCCGGCAGAGCATTCCCGCGGCGATACATGCCCAGAGGCCGGCCGAGCCCAGCGATAAGAGCTGGCCCTACACCCGGCCCATCGGCGCCCGAAATCCGATCGGAGCCCGCGTGCGACGGATAGCTGCGCTGCCCGTAAAAAGGAAGTTACGAAGAGAAAAGGCGACAAAAATGAAatatcaaaaaaaaataaaaataaaataaagaaagaacaaaaaaaaatatataaatgtcAATTCGGCAGATTCATGCATTACACTCATTACACACATTCATAAACCCATGCCCCAAACGTCCATAATCGTCCACGGATCCTTTTACCATAGCTTAGATTACAGAATTGCAAGCCCGCTGACGTCGGCTCCCGTGAGTCGCGCTGTCAGCGGAGGGAAATGCATGACGTTAGAAATACAAGAAATAAGTCAGATTCCGAACGCCGAGCGAGCAAGGCGATTTTGATAAAACCCTACTATACAAGAACCAAAACAATGTAAGTTTTCGTCACGGCCCCTGGGAGGCCCTAGAATTAAGAAGATTAAAGTAgattaaatagaaaatagaCACTCTCCCCCTCCCCGAACTCTACGCACCGAAGAACCAGCCATGAACGCCACCGAGAACACCCCAGCTAAGGCGCACCAGAGAGCCGCTGCATCAGCAGAGTCACCCGAAGTCGTAGACCTCACGGATTTCTCCGACGCCGAGGAACCGGAGTCCGCTGCCAAGGCGGACGAGGAAGCCGCCCCGAAGCCAGGAGTAGCCGAAGAACCCCACACCTCCGATGGGGACATGTACGCAGATAAGGAGCTAGACGCCGTCGAGGCAGGGGCAGCCGACCACGAGGGTCCCCGAGACAGCCCCCCGCTGTTCTCCCGCCGACCATCCGTGTTCCGTCGAGAGAACCTGTGGTCGCCGCCGCCGTATAAACGACGAGCCGCGCCCTGCTCCCCGGAGCCAGGGTCACCGTCATTCGAAGAGGAGTTCGGAGATGCCGGTTCTAGCCAGCACAGTTTCCCGGAACCAGAGACGCCATCATACGCGCCGATGTTCCAACAGGAGTTTGAAGATGCCGGTTATCACCAGCGCCGCGATCCCCGAACCGGCCGTGGCATTTACCGCCCCGAGAGGGGGCTG is part of the Drosophila miranda strain MSH22 chromosome Y unlocalized genomic scaffold, D.miranda_PacBio2.1 Contig_Y1_pilon, whole genome shotgun sequence genome and harbors:
- the LOC117191096 gene encoding uncharacterized protein LOC117191096 isoform X1; the protein is MHDVRNTRNKSDSERRASKAILIKPYYTRTKTIHSPPPRTLRTEEPAMNATENTPAKAHQRAAASAESPEVVDLTDFSDAEEPESAAKADEEAAPKPGVAEEPHTSDGDMYADKELDAVEAGAADHEGPRDSPPLFSRRPSVFRRENLWSPPPYKRRAAPCSPEPGSPSFEEEFGDAGSSQHSFPEPETPSYAPMFQQEFEDAGYHQRRDPRTGRGIYRPERGLERYTPKPYNAYYDDGESEEEEHYGRQFIAETETFHHTVTPWGLRVTRNHQMSVDVFVPPGRNVNAFFRTFREAAEPIDYRSEPAAPARASPPHAKARPPTPASDPPRCPNPPEESAATTPTHAEAPHAEAAQGPPTEWPTGATEEGNAAPVRQAELTEPEEQ
- the LOC117191096 gene encoding uncharacterized protein LOC117191096 isoform X2, which encodes MNATENTPAKAHQRAAASAESPEVVDLTDFSDAEEPESAAKADEEAAPKPGVAEEPHTSDGDMYADKELDAVEAGAADHEGPRDSPPLFSRRPSVFRRENLWSPPPYKRRAAPCSPEPGSPSFEEEFGDAGSSQHSFPEPETPSYAPMFQQEFEDAGYHQRRDPRTGRGIYRPERGLERYTPKPYNAYYDDGESEEEEHYGRQFIAETETFHHTVTPWGLRVTRNHQMSVDVFVPPGRNVNAFFRTFREAAEPIDYRSEPAAPARASPPHAKARPPTPASDPPRCPNPPEESAATTPTHAEAPHAEAAQGPPTEWPTGATEEGNAAPVRQAELTEPEEQ